One region of Salvelinus namaycush isolate Seneca chromosome 3, SaNama_1.0, whole genome shotgun sequence genomic DNA includes:
- the LOC120041152 gene encoding uncharacterized protein LOC120041152, translating into MGLPALGLIPFLGPLAFPVALGTIAVGGFILIKAIHKKPSYHPGSPIITRSVMVKSNKASGNEPTGNAASKKTEGQRSSNETTIIIAYGLGVVDTYKKVKKGRPSQFGPGNFRIAEADHIPPLASLRIARNHERLDRLLQVNPRLHEMIMSLDYDPTGQNLLTMRVLYQDHRDALTTGNSRESQVSSRLLAETILDGDAALMLRKAFIMGHPISSRQLREDAGLAAPYTDGNIDMSDEGTMHYYRYGYIELVKAYHKKGLINKNQAKKLISWVERDMHLDRDTQEYEEILDYIKRHFRVFRW; encoded by the exons ATGGGTCTTCCAGCCTTGGGTCTGATACCGTTTTTGGGGCCCCTTGCGTTTCCAGTAGCATTGGGAACAATCGCCGTAGGGGGGTTTATATTGATTAAGGCGATTCATAAGAAACCTTCGTATCATCCAGGAAGTCCCATAATAACACGTTCCGTGATGGTAAAGTCAAATAAAGCTTCTGGAAATGAACCCACTGGAAATGCTGCCAGCAAGAAGACAGAAGGACAGCGTAGCAGCAATGAAACTACGATCATAATTGCTTACGGCCTTGGAGTGGTTGACACTTATAAAAA AGTTAAAAAAGGTAGACCATCTCAGTTTGGTCCGGGTAACTTTCGCATAGCAGAGGCAGACCATATTCCACCATTGGCTTCTCTGAGGATAGCCCGAAACCATGAACGACTGGATCGTCTCCTACAAGTGAATCCAAGGCTTCATGAGATGATCATGAGCCTTGATTATGACCCAACTGGACAGAACCTGTTAACCATGAGGGTTCTTTACCAGGATCACAGAGATGCTCTGACCACTGGAAACAGCAGGGAATCTCAAGTATCCAG TCGTCTGCTGGCAGAGACAATCCTAGACGGAGATGCTGCACTTATGCTGAGGAAGGCTTTTATCATGGGTCATCCTATATCTTCCCGGCAGCTCAGAGAAGACGCAG GATTGGCCGCACCATATACCGATGGTAACATTGACATGTCTGATGAAGGAACAATGCACTACTACAGATATGGCTACATTGAGCTGGTCAAAGCATACCACAAGAAGGGGTTAATCAACAAGAATCAAGCAAAAAAGCTAATTTCATGGGTGGAAAGAGACATGCACCTGGACCGGGATACCCAAGAGTATGAGGAGATCCTTGATTACATTAAACGTCATTTTCGTGTTTTCCGGTGGTAG